The Paroedura picta isolate Pp20150507F chromosome 2, Ppicta_v3.0, whole genome shotgun sequence sequence ATATGCAAGGTTTGAATGTGTACAAGATAAAGTGACTATTCACAatgtattatttaattaatttatacccttccttttcccccaatggagactcaaagcagtgtatatcattctcctttccttcatgtcatcacaacaaccctgtgaagctgagagagtggGACTGACTAAAAATCACCCAGCGACCTTCCTTGGCACAAGTGACGATTCAAATCTGAGTCTCTCAAGATGCTAGTTCAACACTCTGAACTACCATACTatatcttggtcatctggagatcaattgtaatagaaggagatttccaggtgctacatggaggttggcagccatactGGACCTTCCAACATTTGTGGATTCctagggggaggagcctggcagCTTCCAGCTCCTGTATGCTTCAGTCCCTCACTTAAGCTAGGGTTGCCCTTCCCTTTCAGGCCACCGATGGGCTGTTTGccaaatccagtttgggaaactctcaaaagatttggggatggagcctgggaaggatggggaCACAGGAACCTACCACACAGCTCGGGCATGGGATGGTTTCCACTATTTCCAATGTTTTTGGTTAAGTAGGGTTTAGGTGACTTCTAGCCCTGCATAATTTCTTCACCTTTTCTATGTGGCAAACAAATAAGTAAACTACAAGCTAGTTTCCTCTTATTCAATATTTGTCTGATAAAACAAAGCTTAGAACTTTTATTTGAGCACTTTGACTTCAAGAAGTCTTCTCTTACACTTACGTTTCAAAAAAGCAAAAGGGAAACTTCCTATAAAGAATTGTACAGGTAATTCCAGTAGCCTGGAACTGAATTGCAGCTCCAAGTGTCTTCCTTCTCTCAATTGCATCAAAGATTTCCTGCAATCTCTTGAGCTGCTTACATATATTGAGTGTGTTCTTCTGTGTTTTGATGATACTACTTAAGTTgcaattaaaagacatataatATTCCTCTCTAACCTGATTTCTATGTAGTCCAAAATGGTATCATTATGGGGTTTCTAGTGTGCTTAACAATGTGAGATTGCTGGATTGCAAACTGGAATAAAAGGGAGATGAGGTACCTGTGTTTTCCCTCATTCCTTTGAATGGCCTTTTTTCTGCCGTCTTCTGCCGTCTTCCTTCATCTTCAGGGGCATGTATTTGTGTTATTGCAGGCAGAGGATAGGTTAATTCTCCAAGTCACCTACCTTTAGTCATCATCTATGATTCATTTATGATCCCATATCTTGTAGGTTTTATATCTCTGATGAATGGAAAGTTGGGGAGTTTTGCTTGTGCTAACAAATATCCTATAAAATATACATGTtgtataataatttaatttgaatATTGTACCCTGCTGTGATAATCCCAGAACCAACTCATTCTGTAAAATCGGGTAGTACTCAGCACCACAGAGCAGTCCCTGTACTGATCAGTGTTCCAGGACTCAGTCTGGAAGGAGTGCAGAAAAAACAAAACTCAGTGTAGTGCAGAGCAATGAATGAAAAAGTCacaaaaggagaagggagaggttGGTGGTTTTTTAGATACTTAGAGTAATTCTGTTTTCATCTTTTAGCGCTATCGTATGAATGAAGACTGTGATCCTGGCTACATGATGCCCTGGAAGGTGTCTGAGGTTGCCAGTGGTGGAGGAATTGGCATTGTGGAACAAAGCAAAGAAGCTGGTTTTTCCATTGGAGATTTTGTAACTTCCTTTAACTGGCCATGGCAGACTAAGGCCATTTTAGATGGAAAGCAGTTAGAAAAGGTGAGGGTATATGAATGATCCTTAATGTTTCAATTTTATTCTTAGGATAAATCGCTATATAGAGTAAATTGAGTAAACTATATAGCCTGTTTGCTTAGCCTTGAAAGAACTTGTCTTTTTAtcatttagatcaggctttctcaaccagcgttttgtgatggcccaggaagggtttcccaaatgggtgggagttatttttaatatattcttaaatattttaaaacatttactgggtgatatgaccatatatggtcatgttgatctgcatccccccccccaatggccggTGATGGGTCTGGAAGTGGTAggaaggggatgggccctgggtgggtaGGGAGGGGACTGTTTcaagggttgagaaaggctgacttaggtATTAGATAGAAATAAGATATCTAAGGGTACAGTCATGCAAGTCATTTGTTTGCCCAAAGCAGCATGCAAAGCCTCCCCATGGAAATGCTCTCCTTCCCTACAGGCTGCTGCACGACACTGCTGAGGCAGGTCCCTTTATATTTTTCCTTCTATTACTCACAACCTGGCCCATTGGACACAGTTCTATTTCACCTCCTCCTGGTAGCTTGTGCTCTAGGGGCATGTACAGAATTAGAGGGAATCTGTAGAAAGTCAGAAGAACATCCAACATATCTGGATCTGCTTCATCTGTGAATGGCCTGTTCACTCTGCAGACTGTTCTGTGTGTAGGAATTCTGAAGGAatgcatcctttaaaaaaaaggataagTGAACACCATAAGTGATGGTAGTATGCTATGTCTGATTGCAGAGGGAGAAGTCAAGAATGGAAGCAAGTGTCATTTCTTGGCCTTCCCGCAGGGTCATAAATCTGCCTGAAAATTTGTGGAATGCATCctgactattttattatttatttagattagattttgtTGGCAGGGCTTGCTAAAAGCATGCTGTTCGAATTATGGGCAATTTCTCTCTGTTCAGCTTAATCCAGATCTGGTAGATGGGCATCTTTCTTACTTTTTGGGAGCCGCTGGCTTGACTGGACTGACCGCTTTGTTAGGAATAAGAGAGAAAGGACACGTGACTCGGGGTGCAAACCAAACCATGGTTGTCAGTGGAGCGGCTGGTGCCTGTGGCTCTCTGGCTGGGCAGGTAAGCATGTTAATACCTTTGGATGTGGGCCATATAATCTGTGGGTGTATTTTGTGTTGTGACGGGATGGAGTGGAACTTCAGTGGCTTTGTTGCTTCTAGAATAGCATAGGAATTCCATCTAAAAGTCAGGAGAACATCCAACGTATCCGTATCTGCCTCATCTATGAATGGCCCCCTGAGGAAGCATTGTTATGATTTCCATCTTCCAGGTGCAAGACTGAGGCTGATTGATCTGGTTTTAGGGTTGCCATATTCCAAGTGCCATCTTCCATTTTGTTCAAACAACTGAAATTAGTTCATCTGGATCAAATGGCATTTTTGgatgctaaggtaaaggtaaaggtatcccctgtgcaagcagcgggtcatgtctgacccttggggtgacgccctctagcgttttcatggcagactcaatggtctggggtggtttgccagtgccttccccagtcattaccgtttaccccccagcaagctgggtactcattttaccaacctcggaaggatggaaggctgagtcaaccttgagccggctgctgggattgaacttccagcctcatgggtagagctttcagactgtatgtctgctgccttactactctgcgccacaagaggcccctttCTTTGGATGGTAGACTTTCTGTAATCACAGAGTTGGCACCTCTATCTAGTTGATGTGTTTTTTAGGGGGTGTCCCTATATGTTTGTCCATGGTCTCATCTGAGATAgcagagaaataataataatatttaatataataataataatttgtgttATGCCTGCCGTGACATAATGTACTTTTGCCAACAGCTGCCCCCTCTGGAAATGCACCCcactagagcccattgcattcctggatgcaacaggcttgaaATCTAGTAAAAATATAATATATGAACGCTAAGTAGTGTTATTTGAATCACTGTAATCCTTATAGGGTTATCCACTTATTCTAAGGGAAGGGAGGGCATTCTTGGTGACCAAGATGGACTTGAAGTGGTCTGAGTTATGTGAACGGGTCCCTAAAGGTGGAGTGAGGGCAGGAAGCTACTGTGATCTATAGTCCCCTTTCCAAGCACTTTATCTGCCTGAATATGGAGGCACCAGACTGTAGAACCAGTCTCTTCAAGGGATCCCAGTAGGACACCATCTTGCCAGTGACCCTGCATATTTCTGCAGGTGATTGCATGGGGGCAAAAAAATGTCTGGCCTTCTGTAAATTACAGGCCTCATCCTAAAGCTTCAATACAACTGCAGAGCTCAAGGGCCTCTCTTTGAATGAAGGtaaactagatttttaaaaaatcatctgtAAAATTTGACACTGTTGTTTTTTATGGGATTTCCAAAGATAGGTTTCCTGGAGGGTTGCTCCAGAGTGGTTGGCATCTGTGGAACCAAGGAAAAATGCTCTATTTTGGTCTCGGAATTGGGTTTTGATGCAGCTATCAACTATAAAGAAGAGGATGTGGCACAACGGCTGCGTGCGCTCTGCCCGAAGGGGGTAGATGTGTACTTTGATAATGTCGGTGGAGACATCAGCAATGCAGTGATAGAACAAGTGAGTTTCTCCTATAATTTTTGCCTCTTCCCTGGTGTTAGTCCAGATTCCTTGGTGAGATTTTACTGTGTATCTGGCTGATGGAAGATagctagccactgtgtgagatggtaTGATGGACTTGGacccatggtctgatccagcaagactttTATTGTATCATTATGTGATCATGATCTTAGAAACCCTGCCCAACTAATAACATTTTTATGGTCCTTGTGCAATTTCTTGAATTGTCAGAGAAACATAATCTCTTTTCTGAAATGCTGGGGTAAGCTGAAATTTACAGGAGCAGTTAGGAAAATAGAAAATATATTCAGTACCCAAAATTCTGTTGATGAACTGTCTGTCAATCCTCTCTGCCGTTTTACAAGTCTTTCTAGTTCTTGATTTGGATCATGATTGGTTCTTTATAATCTGTGCCTTACTACAGTATACTACTGCTGTACGCTAAAAATGATAAAAGAGCAGTGATATTC is a genomic window containing:
- the LOC143830335 gene encoding prostaglandin reductase 2-like yields the protein MMIIQRVVLNSHPGIHGVPTAKNFRMEEATILDKVSEGQVKVRTLYLSVDPYMRYRMNEDCDPGYMMPWKVSEVASGGGIGIVEQSKEAGFSIGDFVTSFNWPWQTKAILDGKQLEKLNPDLVDGHLSYFLGAAGLTGLTALLGIREKGHVTRGANQTMVVSGAAGACGSLAGQIGFLEGCSRVVGICGTKEKCSILVSELGFDAAINYKEEDVAQRLRALCPKGVDVYFDNVGGDISNAVIEQMNTNSHIILCGQISQYNNDMAHPPPLPPAIEEIRKARNITSDRFLLPNYVDKYPASTVQLCQWIKEGKLKVKETVVKGLENTGAAFVSMMSGGNIGKQIVHVSD